A part of Streptomyces sp. NBC_00557 genomic DNA contains:
- a CDS encoding TIM-barrel domain-containing protein yields the protein MTPAGAGPAAAGEARQGHRVPAVTSGDARFEVLSPTLIRTEYAGDHRFTDDPTFNATGRDGFAPASYTAETSDGWLTITTSALTLRYRVGSGPFDARNLSVRLKAGDAPVTAAPWQRLTCGPGELCEAENLRLDGVSVASDHAGHTGAGFAAGFTAMGSSASADIDVKDAGTYDFALRYANSVGGDGKDETRTLTLSVDGGARQTVTLPTTGSWDTWKLATASVALGAGHHTIALTRSASDSGNVNVDSVALVHPGEPYPPVSRTAITDCLLGVSCEAEAGRIAGTATSATDHQGYAGNGFVAELNQGAGLTTHLVGVPADGTYTLRVRYANGTGGDGLHQTRTASVTAGGTTGTLTLPATKDWDDWQTASVPVTLKAGEDDITLGCPGTTSCHVNLDTVSVTPAGAAAPQPHLALGGYRRGLDGVTGNGAAPATTPGLLHKDGWYLLDDTPSALYDTAAQKVTPRPSHGGEPYQDGYLFGFGHDYKQGLTDLATLTGPPALLPSWAYGVWYSEYIDRTAADYENTILPAFRSEGVPLDVLVTDTDFKAVNNWSGWEMDPVKFPDPKGFFDWSAAQGLHNTLNVHPSILASDPQFAQAQATAKGKLTKGGCAAGASVENNCYTFDFGDPDQLKAYLDLHRTMDEQGNDFWWLDWCCDSSQSSLPGVTPDAWINQQYATLPGRTLGRGFVLSRAYGSLQAGGYSGQQALPTGPWADKRTTVHFTGDTSSTWGALKLEVGYTPGESAATGMAAITHDIGGHNDTTGLTGSETYTDGGQTRTTHKLPDDMYARWVQFGAFQPVDRLHSNHSDRLPWQYGAEARRSADRFLNLRENLVPYTYSLAEEANRTGVPIVRPTYLEYPEQAQAYATAGSEYFYGPDVLVAPVTTPGTTATTSVWFPPGQWTDYFTGRTYQGGTTQDVTTGLDTMPVFVRAGGILPARTHDVASDRTELTGVTLTVATGAPGSYRLYEDDGTTTQKGHSATTTIRYGRSGSRHTVSIGPARGSFPGQVKNRQWTLSLLGMSHPPTKVTASGVRLAASGYHWNSATGTLTVTLPPHSVRAPVTVTCQ from the coding sequence ATGACGCCGGCGGGCGCCGGCCCCGCCGCGGCCGGCGAGGCGCGGCAGGGCCACCGCGTTCCGGCCGTCACCTCCGGCGACGCCCGCTTCGAGGTTCTCTCGCCGACGCTGATCCGCACCGAATACGCGGGCGACCACCGGTTCACCGACGACCCCACGTTCAACGCGACAGGCCGCGACGGCTTCGCCCCGGCCTCCTACACCGCCGAGACCTCCGACGGCTGGCTGACCATCACCACGAGCGCGCTGACCCTGCGCTACCGGGTCGGCTCGGGGCCGTTCGACGCCCGGAACCTCTCGGTGCGCCTGAAGGCGGGCGACGCCCCGGTGACCGCCGCCCCCTGGCAGCGGCTGACCTGCGGGCCGGGCGAGCTGTGCGAGGCGGAGAACCTCCGGCTCGACGGCGTGTCCGTGGCCTCCGACCACGCCGGCCACACCGGCGCCGGCTTCGCCGCGGGGTTCACGGCGATGGGCAGCTCGGCGTCCGCCGACATCGATGTCAAGGACGCGGGGACCTACGACTTCGCCCTGCGGTACGCCAACTCCGTCGGCGGCGACGGCAAGGACGAGACCCGGACGCTGACCCTGTCGGTCGACGGCGGCGCCCGGCAGACGGTGACCCTGCCCACCACGGGCAGCTGGGACACCTGGAAGCTCGCCACCGCGAGCGTCGCGCTCGGCGCGGGCCACCACACGATCGCGCTGACCCGCAGCGCCTCGGACAGCGGGAACGTCAACGTCGACAGCGTCGCGCTGGTGCACCCCGGCGAGCCGTACCCGCCGGTGTCCCGCACGGCGATCACCGACTGCCTGCTGGGGGTGAGCTGCGAGGCGGAGGCCGGCCGGATCGCCGGCACCGCGACCAGCGCCACCGACCACCAGGGCTACGCGGGCAACGGCTTCGTGGCCGAGCTCAACCAGGGAGCGGGCCTGACCACCCATCTGGTCGGGGTGCCCGCCGACGGCACCTACACCCTGCGGGTGCGCTACGCCAACGGCACCGGCGGCGACGGCCTGCACCAGACCCGCACCGCGTCGGTGACCGCGGGCGGCACCACCGGCACACTGACCCTGCCGGCGACGAAGGACTGGGACGACTGGCAGACCGCCTCCGTGCCGGTGACCCTGAAGGCGGGCGAGGACGACATCACCCTCGGCTGCCCCGGCACGACGAGCTGCCACGTCAACCTGGACACCGTCTCCGTGACCCCCGCCGGCGCCGCGGCCCCGCAGCCGCACCTCGCGCTCGGCGGCTACCGCCGCGGCCTGGACGGGGTGACCGGCAACGGCGCCGCCCCCGCGACCACCCCCGGCCTGCTCCACAAGGACGGCTGGTACCTGCTGGACGACACCCCGTCGGCGCTGTACGACACCGCGGCGCAGAAGGTGACACCGCGTCCCTCGCACGGCGGCGAGCCGTACCAGGACGGCTACCTCTTCGGTTTCGGCCACGACTACAAGCAGGGCCTCACCGACCTCGCCACCCTGACCGGTCCGCCCGCGCTCCTGCCCTCCTGGGCGTACGGCGTGTGGTACTCGGAGTACATCGACCGCACCGCGGCCGACTACGAGAACACCATTCTCCCCGCCTTCCGGTCCGAAGGCGTCCCGCTGGACGTGCTGGTGACCGACACGGACTTCAAGGCCGTGAACAACTGGAGCGGCTGGGAGATGGACCCGGTCAAGTTCCCCGATCCGAAGGGGTTCTTCGACTGGTCGGCCGCGCAGGGGCTGCACAACACACTCAACGTGCACCCGAGCATCCTCGCCTCCGACCCCCAGTTCGCCCAGGCGCAGGCCACGGCCAAGGGCAAGCTGACGAAGGGGGGTTGCGCCGCGGGCGCCTCGGTGGAGAACAACTGCTACACCTTCGACTTCGGCGACCCCGACCAGCTCAAGGCCTATCTGGACCTGCACCGCACCATGGACGAGCAGGGCAACGACTTCTGGTGGCTCGACTGGTGCTGCGACTCCTCGCAGTCCTCGCTGCCGGGCGTGACGCCGGACGCCTGGATCAACCAGCAGTACGCCACGCTCCCCGGCAGGACCCTCGGCCGCGGCTTCGTCCTCTCGCGTGCCTACGGCTCCCTGCAGGCCGGCGGATACAGCGGCCAGCAGGCGCTGCCGACCGGCCCCTGGGCGGACAAGCGCACCACCGTGCACTTCACCGGAGACACCTCCTCCACCTGGGGAGCCCTGAAACTGGAGGTCGGCTACACCCCGGGCGAGTCAGCGGCGACCGGCATGGCCGCCATCACCCACGACATCGGCGGCCACAACGACACGACGGGACTGACCGGTTCGGAGACCTACACCGACGGCGGGCAGACCCGCACCACGCACAAGCTGCCCGACGACATGTACGCCCGCTGGGTGCAGTTCGGCGCCTTCCAGCCGGTCGACCGCCTGCACAGCAACCACAGCGACCGGCTGCCCTGGCAGTACGGCGCAGAGGCACGCAGGTCCGCCGACCGGTTCCTCAACCTCCGCGAGAACCTGGTGCCGTACACCTACTCGCTGGCCGAGGAGGCGAACCGCACCGGCGTGCCGATCGTCCGCCCCACCTACCTGGAGTATCCGGAGCAGGCCCAGGCGTACGCCACGGCGGGCAGCGAGTACTTCTACGGCCCGGACGTCCTGGTCGCCCCGGTGACGACGCCGGGGACGACCGCGACCACCTCGGTGTGGTTCCCGCCCGGGCAGTGGACCGACTACTTCACCGGCAGGACCTACCAGGGCGGCACCACCCAGGACGTCACCACGGGCCTGGACACCATGCCCGTGTTCGTCAGGGCCGGCGGCATCCTGCCGGCCCGCACCCACGACGTCGCCAGTGACAGGACCGAGCTGACCGGCGTCACCCTGACCGTCGCCACCGGCGCGCCGGGGTCGTACCGCCTGTACGAGGACGACGGGACCACCACGCAGAAGGGACACAGCGCCACGACCACCATCCGGTACGGCCGCAGCGGCTCGCGCCACACCGTGTCGATCGGCCCGGCGCGGGGCTCCTTCCCCGGCCAGGTGAAGAACCGGCAGTGGACGCTGTCCCTGCTGGGGATGTCCCACCCGCCCACGAAGGTCACCGCCTCCGGCGTCCGGCTGGCCGCGTCCGGCTACCACTGGAACAGCGCCACCGGGACGCTCACGGTCACCCTGCCCCCGCACAGCGTCCGCGCGCCGGTCACCGTCACCTGCCAGTAA
- a CDS encoding aldose epimerase family protein, which produces MSTPHCTVTGSPYGTAPDGTAVHRWRLDSPSGVSADVLTFGGIVAGLRVPDPAGDVGDIVLGLPGMAAYRAAHPYLGALVGRYANRIAGGEFTLDGHTHRVPATDRGHALHGGPDGFHRRVWKGGPASGGGAGPAALSLRLRSPDGDMGFPGALDVEVTYSLDRRGTLAVEYRARTDRATVVNLTNHSYFNLAGAGHGDVLGHTLQLDSDAYLPVTAEAIPLGPPAPTAGTAFDFRTARPIGDRIAEEDPQLAEAGGYDHCWVLAPAAIPGALRRAARLADPGSGRRMEVWTTEPGIQVYTGNALDGSLAGTGAGRYERHGAVCLETQHFPDSPNRPEYPSTVLRPGQEYRSRTEFRFPHLTA; this is translated from the coding sequence ATGTCGACACCTCACTGCACCGTGACCGGCTCACCGTACGGCACCGCGCCCGACGGCACGGCGGTGCACCGCTGGCGGCTGGACTCCCCCAGCGGCGTCAGCGCGGACGTGCTCACCTTCGGAGGCATCGTGGCCGGCCTGCGGGTGCCGGACCCCGCCGGTGACGTCGGCGACATCGTGCTCGGCCTGCCCGGCATGGCCGCCTACCGCGCCGCCCATCCCTACCTCGGCGCGCTCGTCGGCCGGTACGCCAACCGCATCGCCGGCGGTGAGTTCACCCTCGACGGACACACCCATCGCGTGCCCGCAACCGACCGCGGCCACGCGCTGCACGGCGGCCCCGACGGCTTCCACCGGCGGGTCTGGAAGGGCGGCCCGGCCTCCGGCGGCGGCGCCGGGCCGGCCGCGCTGAGCCTGCGCCTGCGCAGCCCCGACGGCGACATGGGCTTTCCCGGCGCCCTCGACGTCGAGGTCACCTACAGCCTGGACCGCCGCGGCACCCTCGCCGTCGAGTACCGGGCCCGCACCGACCGCGCGACCGTGGTGAACCTCACCAACCACTCCTACTTCAACCTCGCCGGCGCCGGCCACGGCGACGTGCTCGGTCACACCCTTCAGCTGGACTCGGACGCGTACCTGCCGGTGACCGCCGAGGCGATCCCGCTCGGCCCGCCCGCGCCCACCGCGGGCACCGCCTTCGACTTCCGTACCGCCCGCCCGATCGGGGACCGGATCGCCGAGGAGGACCCGCAGCTGGCCGAGGCCGGCGGGTACGACCACTGCTGGGTGCTCGCCCCCGCCGCGATCCCGGGCGCGTTGCGCCGCGCCGCCCGCCTGGCCGACCCCGGCAGCGGCCGGCGGATGGAGGTGTGGACCACCGAGCCGGGCATCCAGGTGTACACCGGCAACGCCCTCGACGGATCGCTCGCGGGAACCGGCGCCGGACGCTACGAGCGCCATGGCGCCGTGTGCCTGGAGACCCAGCACTTCCCCGACTCGCCGAACCGGCCGGAGTACCCGAGCACGGTCCTGCGCCCGGGCCAGGAGTACCGCAGCCGCACCGAGTTCCGCTTTCCGCACCTGACGGCCTGA
- a CDS encoding LacI family DNA-binding transcriptional regulator, whose translation MGVSLKDVALRAGVSVKTVSNVVNDYPHVTPRTRERVQRAIDELGYRPNLTARHLRKGRTGLITLAIPELGNPYFAEVAGAVIDAAARHDLTVLLDHTAGLRERELLVSQGFRSHVIDGLILSPIQLEHTDLLDRPEGPPMVLLGEREYEGPHDHIMIDNVGAARIAVRHLLDLGRRRVAFLGARRESARQPAHLRLRGWREAITAAGLVPDESLVVATEGYDRADGAAAMAFLLDRDQRPDAVFAYNDLIALGAMRTLVERGLRVPDDIAVVGFDDIEEGRFGAVSLSTVAPDKAGLARLAVDCLVERIAARGTDTPPAPRLIQPGYRLIVRESTAVRRA comes from the coding sequence GTGGGCGTCAGCCTGAAGGACGTCGCGCTGCGCGCCGGCGTGTCGGTGAAGACCGTCTCGAACGTCGTCAACGACTACCCGCACGTGACCCCCCGCACCCGAGAGCGGGTCCAGCGTGCCATCGACGAGCTGGGCTACCGGCCCAACCTGACGGCGCGTCACCTGCGCAAGGGCCGTACCGGTCTGATCACCCTGGCCATTCCGGAACTGGGCAACCCCTACTTCGCGGAGGTGGCCGGGGCGGTCATCGACGCCGCCGCCCGGCACGACCTCACGGTGCTGCTCGACCACACCGCCGGGCTTCGGGAGAGGGAGCTGCTGGTCTCGCAGGGCTTCCGCTCGCACGTCATCGACGGCCTGATCCTCAGCCCGATCCAGCTGGAGCACACGGACCTGCTGGACCGGCCCGAGGGTCCGCCCATGGTGCTGCTGGGCGAGCGCGAGTACGAGGGCCCGCACGACCACATCATGATCGACAACGTGGGCGCGGCCCGGATCGCGGTGCGCCATCTGCTCGACCTCGGCCGGCGCCGGGTGGCCTTTCTCGGAGCGCGCCGCGAGAGCGCCCGCCAGCCCGCCCACCTGCGCCTGCGCGGCTGGCGGGAGGCCATCACCGCGGCCGGCCTGGTCCCCGACGAGTCCCTGGTGGTGGCCACCGAGGGCTACGACCGGGCCGACGGCGCCGCCGCGATGGCCTTCCTGCTGGACCGGGACCAGCGTCCCGACGCCGTCTTCGCCTACAACGACCTGATCGCGCTCGGCGCCATGCGCACCCTGGTCGAACGCGGACTGCGGGTGCCCGACGACATCGCGGTCGTCGGCTTCGACGACATCGAGGAGGGCCGCTTCGGAGCGGTCTCGCTGAGCACCGTCGCACCCGACAAGGCCGGACTCGCCCGCCTCGCCGTCGACTGTCTGGTGGAGCGCATCGCCGCCCGGGGAACGGACACGCCGCCGGCGCCCCGCCTGATCCAGCCCGGCTACCGGCTGATCGTGCGCGAGTCCACCGCGGTCCGCAGGGCCTGA
- a CDS encoding ABC transporter permease → MTSTVPAAARTAADAPRLTLGERIAPQIQRRGALAVLVLVVAIASATSSTFPTWSNVSSILGNNAFVWLLALGMTFVIITGGIDLSVGSMYALGGVLGAYGSTHGTWQAILLPLAVGAAWGAVQGLLVARARMAPFIVSLVGLLGLRGLMQAVTDEGATTYLVPQHSAFRSLGAGTWTPVLIVAVFFALGALLLTRTGFGATLTAIGGNENAALLLGLPVARAKVLVYVLSGTLAAAAGALGGARLGSGVTTIGVGYELTAIASVVIGGTLLTGGSGSVGGTVGGVLLLAVIHNLIDHYFSQYGSAFTDTVNGAFLAVVVLMQALLSRTQQLE, encoded by the coding sequence ATGACCTCCACCGTCCCGGCCGCCGCGCGGACGGCAGCGGACGCACCGCGCCTCACCCTCGGCGAGCGGATCGCCCCGCAGATCCAGCGGCGCGGCGCCCTGGCCGTGCTGGTGCTGGTGGTCGCCATCGCCTCCGCGACCTCGTCCACCTTCCCGACCTGGTCCAACGTCAGCAGCATCCTGGGCAACAACGCCTTCGTGTGGCTGCTGGCCCTCGGCATGACCTTCGTCATCATCACGGGCGGCATCGACCTGTCCGTCGGCTCCATGTACGCGCTCGGCGGAGTGCTCGGGGCCTACGGTTCCACCCACGGCACCTGGCAGGCGATCCTGCTGCCCCTGGCCGTCGGCGCCGCCTGGGGGGCCGTGCAGGGACTGCTCGTCGCCCGGGCCCGTATGGCCCCGTTCATCGTCAGCCTGGTCGGGCTGCTCGGACTGCGCGGCCTGATGCAGGCCGTCACCGACGAGGGCGCGACCACCTATCTGGTGCCGCAGCACTCCGCTTTCCGCTCCCTCGGCGCGGGCACCTGGACCCCGGTGCTGATCGTGGCCGTCTTCTTCGCCCTGGGCGCGCTGCTGCTGACCCGGACCGGCTTCGGCGCCACCCTCACCGCGATCGGCGGCAACGAGAACGCGGCACTGCTGCTCGGGCTGCCGGTGGCCCGCGCCAAGGTGCTGGTCTACGTGCTCTCGGGCACCCTGGCCGCGGCGGCCGGCGCACTCGGCGGCGCGCGTCTGGGCTCCGGTGTGACCACGATCGGCGTCGGCTACGAACTGACCGCCATCGCCTCGGTGGTCATCGGCGGCACCCTGCTCACCGGAGGCAGCGGCTCGGTCGGCGGAACCGTCGGCGGCGTGCTGCTGCTCGCGGTCATCCACAACCTCATCGACCACTACTTCTCGCAGTACGGCTCCGCCTTCACCGATACGGTCAACGGCGCCTTTCTGGCCGTGGTAGTCCTGATGCAGGCCCTGCTCAGCCGCACCCAGCAGCTGGAATGA
- a CDS encoding ABC transporter permease, giving the protein MTSLAWSGPVADRARLLRLLQEYGVYAALIVLFLVAVGLDTSFVEMSNLRVQLFQLAPTLLVALGMALVIGTEGIDLSVGAVIALAASVVPLYAGYGLGGVLLVALLIGAASGAVGGAMVAFARIQPIVATLSLMIGVRGLAEIINGNSAKPVTQSGVLGLGSRVVGGLPEMAWIAAVCALLTGLLVRRTTFGRQLVAVGDNRQAAWLSGLPVRRVLITVYVVSGVLAALAGVLIVGHGAEADPANQGLNMELNAITAVVVGGTPLSGGRVRVLGTVAGALFMQLITAVLTQHNVHTSYTQIVEAAIICCAVYASQERGTR; this is encoded by the coding sequence ATGACGTCTCTCGCGTGGAGCGGTCCGGTGGCCGACCGGGCCCGCCTGTTGCGCCTGTTGCAGGAGTACGGCGTCTACGCCGCCCTGATCGTGCTGTTCCTCGTGGCCGTCGGCCTGGACACGTCGTTCGTCGAGATGAGCAACCTCCGCGTCCAGCTCTTCCAGCTCGCGCCCACGCTGCTCGTCGCGCTCGGCATGGCTCTGGTCATCGGCACCGAGGGCATCGACCTGTCGGTCGGCGCCGTCATCGCGCTGGCCGCCTCCGTCGTGCCGCTGTACGCCGGGTACGGACTGGGCGGGGTCCTCCTCGTCGCCCTCCTGATCGGCGCGGCCTCGGGCGCCGTCGGCGGCGCGATGGTCGCGTTCGCCCGCATCCAGCCCATCGTGGCCACCCTGTCGCTGATGATCGGCGTGCGGGGCCTGGCCGAGATCATCAACGGCAACTCCGCCAAGCCCGTCACCCAGTCCGGCGTCCTCGGCCTCGGCTCGCGCGTCGTCGGCGGGCTGCCCGAGATGGCGTGGATCGCCGCGGTGTGCGCGCTGCTCACCGGTCTGCTGGTGCGCCGTACCACCTTCGGCAGGCAGTTGGTGGCCGTCGGCGACAACCGGCAGGCCGCGTGGCTGTCCGGGCTCCCCGTGCGGCGGGTGCTGATCACCGTGTACGTGGTCTCGGGGGTGCTGGCCGCGCTGGCCGGTGTGCTCATCGTCGGCCACGGCGCCGAGGCCGATCCGGCCAACCAGGGCCTGAACATGGAGCTCAACGCCATCACCGCGGTCGTCGTCGGCGGCACCCCGCTGTCGGGGGGCCGGGTGCGGGTGCTCGGCACCGTCGCGGGAGCGCTGTTCATGCAGCTGATCACCGCGGTGCTCACCCAGCACAACGTGCACACGTCGTACACCCAGATCGTCGAGGCGGCCATCATCTGCTGCGCCGTGTACGCCTCCCAGGAGCGTGGTACCCGATGA